In Caproiciproducens sp. NJN-50, the following are encoded in one genomic region:
- a CDS encoding HD domain-containing protein, producing MNHIGQVINAMIAYYAGDVRRINHFLKVFGFAKAIGEMEGLDESTQEIIEIAALTHDIGIKNSEKKYNSSAGNYQQIEGPPEAKKLLEGVGIESGVIDRVYWLIAHHHTYTDIQGIDYQILVEADFLVNAYEDNMSNDSVHSIGSKMFKTLSGKAILNAIYA from the coding sequence TAATAAATGCTATGATCGCGTATTACGCCGGGGATGTTCGGCGAATCAACCATTTTCTGAAGGTATTCGGTTTTGCCAAGGCAATCGGAGAGATGGAAGGATTAGACGAAAGCACGCAGGAGATTATTGAAATCGCGGCGCTTACTCATGACATTGGGATTAAAAACAGTGAGAAAAAGTACAACAGCTCCGCTGGGAACTATCAGCAGATTGAAGGTCCGCCTGAAGCAAAAAAGCTTCTGGAGGGGGTAGGCATCGAATCAGGTGTTATTGACCGCGTATACTGGCTTATCGCGCATCATCATACCTATACCGACATTCAGGGAATCGATTATCAAATACTGGTTGAGGCGGACTTTCTTGTTAATGCTTATGAAGATAATATGTCGAATGACTCCGTTCACAGTATCGGGAGTAAAATGTTTAAAACATTGAGTGGGAAAGCCATTCTAAACGCAATATATGCCTAA
- a CDS encoding DUF2703 domain-containing protein: MAKTWYPVIDYLTCAECGTCSATCPHGVYDPSKAPSPVIKNPEACIDHCHGCGNSCPVGAITYVGDDTGWTPPNGAQESEGDGCSCGCDTSSEKKIVVEYLYLDLHTCNRCIGTDTVLDEVMETITPALRLAGFDIEYV; this comes from the coding sequence ATGGCAAAGACATGGTATCCAGTTATTGATTATCTCACCTGCGCGGAGTGCGGCACCTGTAGTGCAACGTGTCCTCACGGTGTCTATGATCCCTCAAAGGCTCCGTCACCCGTCATAAAAAATCCGGAGGCCTGCATTGACCATTGTCACGGCTGCGGGAACAGCTGTCCGGTTGGTGCGATTACCTATGTTGGCGACGATACCGGCTGGACACCGCCGAACGGCGCACAGGAATCTGAGGGAGACGGCTGTTCCTGCGGATGCGACACATCTTCTGAAAAGAAGATTGTCGTTGAGTATCTCTATCTTGATTTGCATACCTGTAACCGCTGCATCGGAACGGACACTGTGCTTGATGAAGTAATGGAGACGATTACCCCCGCGCTGCGGCTTGCCGGTTTTGATATCGAGTATGTTTGA